DNA from Thunnus thynnus chromosome 2, fThuThy2.1, whole genome shotgun sequence:
cttgttttatagGTTAATCTCATCATATTTTGTTTGCAAATAGATAAATAGTGGAGTTAAGAGTACAATATTTTTCTCTTAATgtatagtggagtaaaaatagCATAAACGTTAAGACTGAAGTTGcctacaagtacctcaaaattatactagTCACTTATACTTAATATTGTAGGCCTGCTTAAGTGAATGTAGCCTATTtagttataaaaacaaaatatatgaacaattaaaatatactgggtaaaactgaaaaaatttGCCTCACCATTATAGGCCTATGTGTTCACGGTCACATTAACTGAACTGTGCGCGCGCCTGTCTTGAGGGGCACGTGGGGTAAACTGGGATTGGTTCCGCCTGAACGGTGATTAGCGCGTGCAGCTGGACCCTCAGAGGACCAAAGCAAGGAGGACTCCCGGTGCGACGATAGCCTACGTGATGCTGCcgttgtgtgttttctgaggCAGAGAGCTGCAGGTATATAAAGCAGCTCTGCGTCTCTCCGCTCCGACTTAGCAGTCAGCGTGTTGAGCCGACAGCAGCTCAAAAATGCCGGTGACAGAAGCCGGAATCCACCAGACTGGAGGCTCCTCAACAGCACCTTCCACAGGTAACAACACTTTTTAAGACTTCTGAATTATGAGGCTATAACAACATTCAATGTACAGCACGTACCTGacagaaataatgttttctggtggaaataaaagattttaattCATCTGAAGATGTTTCTAAATTCAGTTatagttcttttttttgtttttggtatttgaaagtttgcagtgtgtgtgattaaatatgggGGAGCAAATGTGCCAATAAGGCGAATTTAGGACATCATTCATATTGCCTTTGAGATTTTATTTCTCCTCAGTGGAAcatgaattaaatattaaattaaatatcagttaataattaatttaatatctgATTTGTAAAGTTATTAGgccaaataaaatattttagaaCAAAAATATTCACCACAGGCTGcatatttcaagaaaaaaagatattcaCTTCAATATTAAAAATTTGAATGGAGCCCCGCTATTGAAGTGATATGCAGGTCCAATAAGTGTAGTGTGTTAATGTTATGTTGTTAATggcatgtatttgtgtttgtcagtgtgtgtaaagTAGAATATTCTTAATCATCTCTCATCTGACAAACCATTactgtttcttacagtagtagtagtagtagagcCCATTTGTGATAAAAGCTTTGAGTTTTCTAGCAATTGTGATGTAGCACACCTCTGGTGCTATTTTGCCCCGGCCTATATTATGCTGTTGTCCGATCCCCTTCTGTCCAAATGAGGTCAATCCAGTCCACAGCTCAGAGCCAGCCCGACTTTACGGTGCCAGTCGTAACCCTCGACCCTGTGGTGTTGCTGTGCTGATGATGCCAGTACCTCATTTGGTACAGTTTCTCTCTACTCCAGCGGGTTGGGATGGCATCTTATGCACAGGGTCATGATGAAACACGAAAGGAGCTATTCTCACTCAGTGATCCAGATATTAACTTTCACAATCaagccctcacacacacacacacacatgcagcacagcGTATgggtaaacacaacacatacacacgcatatAAATCAGCTTGAATGGACACTGGcttccatttttgtctttttcagagGGAAATTGTGCCAACATGAGCTCCCCGCCTGACAACGGCCACCAGCAGCAGTCCAGTAACAGACGCAACCACCAGAGTCCAAACCAGAACCACAGACCACAGCACGTAGACGGACCTGAGACACAGACCCTGCCCATGCCAATCCCAGACCCTCCAATTCAGTACACTAAGGTAGTCTGAACCAAAATCCATCAGTCAAGACTCGTGAGAGAAGTCCAGTGTGATTCAGGTTTCGTTGGTGCTCCCAACAATGAGGAATGGAGtgtaaaaaatacagaagtCTGCAGAGTTTACCACTTTTTGGCTTTGTTATTCGTGGCAAAGTGCAGAAAAATCCACTACCAAGAGATCCTTGCAGCTGATTTAAGTCTTTTCCATTAGAGGTCTTGTTCTTATTGcaattttgatttaaattcTGGGTCACAggctgaaaaaatattttgatgtgtgcaaaaaaaattcttctttttttcagattttgggCACATGTTTAACAGTATTACTTTTTTTACAAGGCAGATCACCTGGTCTATATTTGAGTGATTGAACCTGTTAATAACAGGTACAGTTGCCTTTCAATCTGGCATTGTGTGCCAGCGATGTggtaatttaatatttatggTCTCTGTCCAAaatcaaaaggaaaaacacGATGGTGTGTCGGTTTGTAATTTACCTTTTTAAGAGAGGAGAatgaaaatgtggttttaatgaCATGTTCCCAGGAACAAAGGGATATGGGAAAATGTTTCCTGTTCCTTTATCTTATTAGTTAGAGTACTTTTGATGGTAATTACCTGAAAATACTCCTTCAGTCTATAAGCTTTACAGCATACAGATGCATCTCATAAAAATATCAGAGCAGGCAAAATGACTACCATTGAATATAAGAAGCATGTTATTACCTTCAGCAGACCGTGAAGAGCTGATACATGACTCAATTTTTTGCGGACAGGTTTTGATCTGTTTTGAAACAACATGTGGGAGGGAAACCACTTTTAGAAGAAATGTGCTTGAAGaatctgtttttaatcttttctttttcttctcttctatCTTAGTTGTTCATCGATAACAAGTGGCACGGGTCGTGCAGTGGCAGAAAGATCCCTGTGTATAATCCCGCAACGGGGGAGCTGCTGTGTGAAGTGGAGGAGGCTGACGCAGTACGTTACAGATTAATCAGATGTGCTTTCCTCTTCGACTAGCAGGACATAAATTATGAAAGTGATGGAGTCAATGTGTTGCAGTATTTattggtgtgtgtctgtttgtataCGAATGTTTGATCAGTGTGTGTATAGTTCGTCCGAGTGACCACCTGCTCATCTTGAACCTTTTGTAGGAAGATGTTGACAAGGCAGTGAGCAGCGCCAGAGCCGCTTTCCAAATGGGGTCGCCATGGCGATCCATGGACGCCTCAGACCGAGGTGATCTACTTAACAGACTCGCTGACTTGGTGGAGAGAGATCGGCTACTACTGGcagtgagaaacacacacacacacacactaaactcTCACTTTGAATTTTTTTCCCAGAAAACTTCAAATTAACAGTAAAAAGAAGTAATGGCCTCTGTGTAATAATTACTGTGTTCTTTATTTCCAGACACTCGAGGCTCTGGACTCAGGCAAAGTGTTTCTTATGGCATATTTTGTCGATCTGATGgccacaatcaaaacattaaGATATTATGGTGGCTGGGCAGACAAGATTCACGGCAAAACCATTCCTGTAGGTGAGTTGCCCTCGTTTCGATTTTGGTCACCAACACTCTGAAACCTCACAATATTGAAGCATCAGAAATTATAGACTTTTTTTGCCATAGTTCACAATTAGGCTTTAAAGTTTGCGCTAAGCTACTCGTGGATAAACTataattatttttcagatgGAGCATATTTTACTTACACACGGCATGAGCCCATTGGAGTGTGTGGCCAGATCATTCCTGTGAGTAAAAATACTTCTGTAGAAACACTAAAGAGACTGGATACATTTACGTGCAAACTAAAAGTAAATGATTACCTAATTATTGGTTACCATAGAAACTGTAATGATCAAGGTTGCAGTTGATGTATACATGTCACTGACACAGATTTCtatttagaatattttgttGTTCTAGGCCAAACAACCCACTGTGAttcacatgtgtatgtgtgataaaAGGGTCACAGAGTTTTGGACTACATTAGATCTGCATTCAGCCAACACTTGTAATGTATTCTGAGAAATCTGGCCAAATATTTGAACTTGAAATCAAGATATTTGATGGCTGGGTAGGGCTCTGTCATATCCTTCTCTTAGTAAACTCATcactatataaatgcatttaaacagTCTTGAGGTGGAAACTTTTGAAAATAACCTTTAACTGTTAAGAATAACCAGACTTTAATGGTGTTGCCACTCAACCATGTGCTTACactttggtttgcagtggaacttCCCATTGATGATGTTTGCGTGGAAGATTGCTCCGGCTTTGTGTTGTGGAAACACTGTAGTCATCAAACCTGCTGAACAGACCCCattatcagccctgcacatgGCGGCACTCATCAAAGAGGTACACAGATTATTACTTTTGCCCCCAACAATGATATAAGAACAAAGACCATGTGGCCAAAAGCtataaacctttatttaaaagatTGTCGAGACCTACATATAATAGACTGTGCTAAACTTGTTTCAGTTAACGATGAGCATGTGATGTAGTTGTTATagtctctctccccccctctctctgcaTTCAGGCTGGGTTCCCTCCAGGTGTAGTGAACGTGGTGCCAGGTTATGGTCAGACAGCAGGCTGTGCTATTGCCCACCACATGGACATAGACAAAGTAGCCTTCACTGGATCCACAGCTGTTAGTATCTTTTGAAAACAAGGgacttttctcttctcctctctttttttgcattttttttttgtgttagctcttttactgtaatgtaattatgtATCTCACGTTGGTTGTCAGGTTGGGAAACTTATCCAGAAGGCTGCAGGTGACAGCAACCTGAAACGAGTTACACTAGAACTCGGTGGAAAAAACCCAAATATCGTCTTTGCTGACTGTGACtgtgagttgttgttttttttacaactgtTACAATGTTGCTTCATAAACATAGTGTTATTATTGTACCTTAACCATATGTTACATAGTTATACTGTATGCACTATCACTGTTTATAATGGCAAGATGCTTTAAAAAGTTAAGTAAAAATGCtattaaaaatgtgaagatCAATCATGCACATCATCAATGCACATAACAATATACAGAAAGAAGTTCAAGTTACATAAAACAATCCAACCCATTGTTTAAAGAGGCTAATTGGCATATCCAGAGTTAGGCACATAACCCCAGTAAGACCTCAACGTGTCGATTTTACACTAGATTTGCTGGTAGGtgaattttgttacctttggacagagccaggttagctgtttcccctggtttccaatctttatgctaagctaagctaaccatctgcCGGCTGTATCTTCATATTTAGCAGATAGACATGACAGTGGTGTCAATCCTCTCATCCAACTCtttgcaagaaagtgaataagtgtatttcccaaaatgttgcactattcctttaaacatcTTTAATCTGCAGTGCAGAAAGTGGAGCAACCCCCACAGTGCTGGCAGGTGATGAAGCTTGAACACATCATGAGGTGCAACTCCAAATCATGCCCTAATTCTGGTCAAAATCCATAAACAGTCCTCTATCACACTGGCAGCAAATGAAGCTCAAGTTTTACTTCCTTCCAACAGTCTGACTGTAGCACTTTGCTTTAAACTTGAatctgtacatgtgtgtcttGCAGTAGAGTATGCGGTGGAGCAGGCACACAGTGGTCTATTCTTCAACCAGGGTCAATGCTGTCTGGCTGGATCCAGGGTGTTCGTAGAGGAACCAATCTACGAGGAATTTGTCCGCCGCAGTGTAGAAAGGGCTAAATCCAAAGTTATGGGAAACCCGCTGCTGCCAGGAGTGGACCAGGGACCACAGGTAAAACACTCGCCTTCTTAATTTGACAACTGTTGTATTGTCTGATTGGTCAACTGCACAAAAAATTATGTAGCACACGACAAAGCCTACATTTCCTTAACCCCAAACTGTtctcacacacaaagaaaaaaaaaacaatttgaccTGCTGTTTGCAGATAGACCAGAAGCAGTTTGATAAGATAATGGAGCTGATAGAGAGCGGGAAGAGGGAGGGAGCCATGCTGGAGTGTGGAGGGTCTACATGGGGTCAGCAGGGACTTTTCATCCAACCCACAGTCTTCTCGAATGTCACAGATGATATGCGCATCGCCAAAGAAGAGGTACTGTGTTCTTAAACACCCACCTGCACATACGCTACCACACTTAAATGGTACACTTGACAAACACATGGATCCACTGTGTCTACCTCTGTTTTCCTAGTTTCTACCTCCTCAAAGTCTTTTATTTATCCTCACACACTCCCGCAGATTTTTGGTCCAGTGCAGCAGATTATGTGTTTCCGTAGCATCCATGAAGTCATCCAGAGAGCCAACGCCACACACTATGGTCTTGCAGCAGGGATTTTCACTAACGACATCGATAAAGCCCTCACAGTCTCTTCTGCTCTGCAGGCTGGCATGGTCTGGTAGGGATTAAATGCTCTACAATTCAGCTGTTTTAGTTAATCCTGCAGGAGTATCTCCACTGCAGATCATCACAGAAACCTTCCTCAAAATGATATTAGACTACATTTTTCCACTTTGACGCATAGTAATGAATGCCCTCTGTGAATTGATTGGGGAACAGCCttaatttttttgtaattagGTGAAACTAATGTTGCTCTTTTCTAGGGTGAACTGCTACAATGCCATGAGTGTTCAGTGTCCATTCGGTGGCTTCAAGATGTCTGGGAATGGGAGGGAACTGTGAGTTTTACAATTGTATGTTCTCTCAGGTTTAGTGTTGTACTGCATGCACAGCAGCAGCCTTTTATACATGCCATTCAGATGATTGGTAAAATGTTGCTCATGTAAGGTGAAGAAACATCATCACAAATTGATGTGTTGagtgttttttcttaaaatcagtgatgttttttttttgtttcagggGGGAATACGCTCTTCAGGAATACACTGAGGTCAAGGCAGTCACCATCAAAATCTCACAGAAGAATTCATAACATCGTCATATCACAGGACTGACTTTTTCCTGTCCTTAAAACTCTCTGCCACCCCATGGCTTCAGATACTCTACAGACATTTTGCAATAACCATATGGCACTTTGAGGTTTCAAAGGCATCACCAGTTCTTGGTCACTTCATAaacaattattcatttattattcattcatttctgtgaagatattcttattttttcagtttttttatcaATGTTCTGTCTCTTATTGTGGATATTAATCATTTATCTATACTCTTCTAGTGTACTGTCTCACATGTACTGCTTTAAAAGTTTAGTGTTCTCTGTAGGAATGTCTGTTATGTGTTTGTTAGCTTAGATGTACCTGTTTTTTGTCCACAAGTAACAAGTTAAATAGCAATTTGATGCCagaatgaattattttaataggtgtcatacaaaaaataaaaagacaaaacagataacagataaaacattttacaaagtaTTTACACAGATTTccaaatgaaatcaataaatccatTGACCCAATACTCAATAACCAGTAAACCTTACACTGATTTCAATGCCATAAACTTGATGATGCCCACTCCTTGCTATATATCAATCAATGTAATCATACAAGGTACAatcaaagtgacatgtaatccCACCAGTTCCTTCAatttgtacattaaaaaaagtttaaatagcACCCAAGTCAGGCCCTCATTGATGCAATCTCAGAACCCATCAGCTATCTGTCCGATGACAATTTAGCCTCTGGGGACACCGACCAATATTTCGGGGCTTCCTGTGTAGCCAGCGGATATCCAGATAACTGGACCATCTGGGCCAAGACTTCCTCTTCCATGCGCCAGTTGTTTACAGTCCACTTAGCAACTTGTGATGGGCCAGACGATTTTTCAGTTAATCTTTATAAAGAGATTAGCCAAAATGCATAtaactgcagattttttttttttttaaaaataaggcTAATAAAAAGCGAAATCGTCATCAGACAATGGCTAATGAGTTCTGAGACTGCATTTCAGCCAATGTGTTCTGCCTCTTTTGCTCTCCACATGGACTTTTTACCTGACTGCACCCAGAGCCCACTCAAACGTGATTGGTACAACCAATACTagtaatactactaatactaatactactcagactacaaacagaaaccagaaGGCTTGCAGTATCAAGATCTTGTCCCgttgcctacagattctgcattcatatgcagatatctgaTTATAGAGATTATTGGTGATTTGGACAACAAGGTACATGTAGCTGTCCATCCTCTCCACAGAGGACCTGTTGATATTAAGTGGGGCATAGTTCCTTCCCTGCTTCTTCCCAAAGTCCACTATCAGCTCTTAGGTCTTGCTGACATTCAGGAGTAGGTTGTTGTCCTGACAGTCAGTTCCTCTACTTCCTTCTGGAAGCAAACATGATGATGGTATTGGAGTCGAAAGTGGcttcacatttgtgtgtgtataaggaGTACAGCAGGGGGCTCAAAATGCAGCCCTGGGGTGCTCCAGTGTTAAGGATGAGGGTAGAAGAGGTGTGCACTTCATCACTACAGAGGTGAGTGCCACTGGGCGGTAGCCATTCAGGCAAGCTGGTCTTGTTTTCATGGGTACAGGCATGATGGTGGACTTCTTGAGGCACGTCAGTGTGACAGACTGAGCCAGGTTGAATATCATTGTGAACACTGGCACTAGTTGGTCAGCACATAGTTTGAGGACCCACCCACTGATACCGTCTGGTCCTGCTGTTTTCTTGATGTTCACACACTTGAAAGCCCCCCCTAACATCATGCTTAGACCTTGCCACATGCTTCTAGGATTGCCCTCCTGGAATTTTAGTTCCACTTTCTTTCCATAGTCCCTTTTTACTTCCTTTACTGCTCTTCTTACATTGTAGGCTGCTGCTTTATAATTGTTCATGTTTCTAGACTGCAGCTCCAAGTTGcaggctgcagtgtgtgtgtttatggcatCCCAGATGGTTCTGGTAATCTGTGGTTTTTGGTTGTGGAATGATTTAATTGTAGTTTTGGGTACAATTGCTTCAGTtgtttcacaaattaaatcCACCACAGACTCAATGAATCCATTGATGTCATTGGTGACGTCGACAGTGGTGTCCTGGAATGTGCTCCCCACTGCGTCATGTAGTGCAGATTGTAGGACGGCCTCTGATTGGCCTGACCATTTCCTGACCTCTCGCGTCACTGGGGGCGTGCATCAtgagtttgtttactttgaCCTCAGCAAGGTCAGGTATGATTGAAGTCAGGCATAACCTTCTTAAAATTAGGTGCTTGAAGTCTCCAACAACACTGAGCGCAGCATCAGGATTACCGGTCTGTGAGCAGTTCAAGTCTTTGCAAAGATCAGACAGGGCAGCCTCTGTACTCACCTGTGGTGGGATATAGACCGCTGTGATAATGACCGATGTAAATTCCCTTGATAGAAAGTGCAGTGTCCATTTGATTGACAATAACTTCAGGTCAGGTGAGCAGGAACAGGATAGCACTTTAATATTCCCACTGTCACACCAGTCCTTATTCACCCTAAAGCACATCTCCTTTTTTCTTGCCAAGGTCCTCTGTTCTGTCAGATTGGTATACAGAAAGAGTCACCTGGTTGAATGGTGCTGTCTGGTATTCCAGGAATGTCCCAATATAGCTCCACCTCGAGACTGAGGACATTATGGGATGTGACTGTAGAGGCTGAAGTGTGCCAATGCAATAAATTAGACTTCTTCAACAATTAAATTTAATTGATTGGCCTTTTAAAATTGGTCTTTATGCAAAATTAACTATGAATTATTgaaacattatcattattagtgCCAATTAATACATGTCTTCCAAATTTAAAGAGTACATTCATTTTGTGAAAAGTTTAGATTTAAATAACCAGTCTATAATTATTCCAGTGACCCCTTCATCCTCCACTTCTGATTCTGACTGCAGCAGTTGTGTTCTTCTTTATCGTCCAGAATTGGACTCTTACTTCTTTGGTGGCCCACCTCGACCTCTTCCTCTCCCAGGCCCAGGTTGAGGCCCCCTGGCATTTCCAGGAGGCCCTTTTCTCGGACCTGGGGCACGGGTCACTGGCCCTCTCGGGTTGGGGGCAGCCAGTGACACTTCTTTTTGCAATTTAACCCCTTTCCCATTTGTTGCTGCACCTGGCTTCGTTTTGGGAGACTTGCTGCCCTTCTCAATTACGACATCTGAGAAGACGGATGGAGAGTAAAAAGAGTGGTGAGGACAGTCAGGTGCAAATTGGCTGACGGTATGTGTAATAAAGGAATACATGAATGTGTGCGTGTACCAGGTGGGGGTGGCTCTTCCTCAGTGGGAGGCGGGATTAGAGACTTGTCTGGCAGCAGATCCTCCAAGTCTTTCATCACTTGATTAGTGCTGTCCTTGTTGTTCCTGCGGTTCTTCTCCTCGTCTCGAGCCTAAAGTGTCCACCAACATACAGACAGTCATTCATTTGGTTTAATTCTAAGCAAAGTAGatcagaaaaacagcaaaattggAAGAACACAGAGCTGAAATGTAACAAGAGAATACTGATACTAAccatttgcatttttcttttaaggTCCATGTTTGCTTGTTGGTATCCCTTTGACACTGTATTCAGGTAGTATATAGCCAACCTGttgtacagtataaacaatTTGTTTAAAAGAAGAGTTACAACATACCAGGCCTGGACCACAGAAGTCATGCCTTCTGTATTTGTCTTATATTTGTGAGTAGCCACCTTTAAATGATATTATTAGTGTTAGCTCAAAAGTGCTTATCATCAGGATAATTTGAAAGATTAtataatcactttttttttttttttaaacccacaCATAGCAACTTTAACTAAaggattcagtgtttctcaccagaATTACCATATATGCCTGGCAGTGTGGAGAAGGATTATAGTCAATTTACAGATATATGACTGTGCAGTTAAAGATGAGaataatatacagaaaatatgaaaggaatgaaataaactatatttgattatatttttatatattactatatatttTGTAAGGGGTGTAGAAGTGCACTAGGAGGATTTTGAttcctcagtatttctaaaactCTGGCTACAGCCCTGTTTGGTTGTTAAAAGCTGATTTGGAGAGTGTAAAGTCACTACATAGTGTAGAAAGTGCATCAACAAGAAGTCATGTAGAGACAGTTTGCCATTCAGAACATTGTAATGTGTTATTTCAATGCCAATTTAAGTTTCCCTTCTTTCCAGTAAATGGCATTtcacttctgtgttttttagatGATTCAACACAGTATTTAAAAGACAATTTTGAATGgatatttaaatgatatttaCACCATGAGAAGAACAGCAGGCAAGATGAGTCCAGGGTTAGTGGCGTAGGTGAAAATGCTCCCTATGAAGGCAGGTAGATCCTGTTCTATAGTATCCATGATCACATCATACATCTTTTCTTTGCCACTGGGGGAAAAACATGATACATGATCAAATACACTGTATCAGTCTTTGGATAAAAAGTGTCCATCATATGGATAattcatatttcattataaTGTAACATCTCTACTGTCTCCAACTGACCTGAATGGCCCACAGTCGAAGGATGGAGACAAGGTCATGATAGTGTAGACCACAGGCAGCAAGCTGAGGAAaagcacaagcagcagcagggcCATGTAGAAGTTGTTGGACCGTGAGGCCTTGAAGACTCGCTCATGAGGAACATTACAGGACATAACTGCCCAGCACTGGAAGTACATTGAGGTCAGGAGACGCAAAACGTTCAGACCCACCAGACCTGGAGCATAAAATGCTCCCATCCTAAGGAAAACAGCAGGTTTagcaacattatttaaaaattacTGCATACTCTGCTATAATCAGCTTCCTTCAAATTCTACATAATCTATTCAACATTCAAATTTAGTGAATTAATATAAATAGGTCATGTTACTTTTGTAACACTTTACCTCCATAATTACCAtagtaaaacaaataacaacCCAGCTTGTGGAAGCAATCCACCCTCCTTTTTTTTGCAGCAGAAGGAGGCCTCATTAGTCAACCATTAGTCCCATTAGTGAATCACCAGTAAGATAGaaggagacagaaaataaaatcaaccaTGTAGATGTAGAGTAATTCACCATATCATTCCTTGATTGAAGATAAGCCCAAGCACATTTCCACTAATGTCAAACTCTCCATATGAAGGCTggaataaacacaacaacatgatTAGCAAGTTCACCTGAATTAATAAAAACCAGGTCGATACCACTTTGCAtttgctcctctctctctctccctctctctctgtaattAAGTTCTCATTGCAGTTTCCTGTTTCACTCAATGTTGGAGGTCACCTGTCTTGCCAGATGTCATTGTATGGTATCAGGTTGAATTAGATCCAACATGGACTGTGCTGTACTCACACAGTGTTCAATAATAGCTTAATGACATAGCAGCTATACAATAATTATATCAACACATTCATTAAACTGATACACTTGCATTAAATTCAGATATGATAAATGTTCAGGTAAATGTTAAGTTATTTGATGTAACCTGTAGCCTACAGTACAGTCCACATAAATTGTTTaatgatttgtgattttggtgGGAGAAATTATTagataaacataaacacaaacacacaccgtGATCCACTGACAGTagtggaaagtacatttactgtacttaagtacaattgcgaggtacttgtactttacttgagtatttccattcaatgctactttatacttccactccactaaatttcagagggaaatattgtactttctactccacaacatttatttgacagctttagttacttttcagatgaagatttgacacaattgataatataacaagcttttaaaatacaacacattgttaaagattaaatcagcaatttccatcattttttggcttttgacgtcttacaaaaagcagtgtgtagtcgtggtcacatttcagatgtctatgacttgttaacagctccaccaaatagcgatttttccctctaaacttctcacttggtttaatttcaataaatgttcaaatgatcccaaatttcaccaaaaatcaaagattagagaaaaagtccaaaaacttaaaacagatttacatatcagaactttttttttcttctttcctctcccattaatcatctcacgaaccatcagatttatctggtgacccttttgAGGGGCCCAAACTctaggttggaaaccactgtactaaactagctaactgtacaTTAagcagttcaaactagctccaacTCCAgcaactacaacagtaacatgctgcttacacaatgatgcttcagtattaataatctaatgatgtccaaaccactacttttactgcaatgcTTTAATTCTGCTGCTAAtccttatgtacttttacttaagcaagGATCTATATACTTCTTCCACCCCTGCCCACTGACACACAGTGCAAGCACTCACAAATCCGGCCTCCAGGTCCCAGCACCAACA
Protein-coding regions in this window:
- the LOC137194114 gene encoding aldehyde dehydrogenase 1A1-like isoform X1, producing the protein MPVTEAGIHQTGGSSTAPSTEGNCANMSSPPDNGHQQQSSNRRNHQSPNQNHRPQHVDGPETQTLPMPIPDPPIQYTKLFIDNKWHGSCSGRKIPVYNPATGELLCEVEEADAEDVDKAVSSARAAFQMGSPWRSMDASDRGDLLNRLADLVERDRLLLATLEALDSGKVFLMAYFVDLMATIKTLRYYGGWADKIHGKTIPVDGAYFTYTRHEPIGVCGQIIPWNFPLMMFAWKIAPALCCGNTVVIKPAEQTPLSALHMAALIKEAGFPPGVVNVVPGYGQTAGCAIAHHMDIDKVAFTGSTAVGKLIQKAAGDSNLKRVTLELGGKNPNIVFADCDLEYAVEQAHSGLFFNQGQCCLAGSRVFVEEPIYEEFVRRSVERAKSKVMGNPLLPGVDQGPQIDQKQFDKIMELIESGKREGAMLECGGSTWGQQGLFIQPTVFSNVTDDMRIAKEEIFGPVQQIMCFRSIHEVIQRANATHYGLAAGIFTNDIDKALTVSSALQAGMVWVNCYNAMSVQCPFGGFKMSGNGRELGEYALQEYTEVKAVTIKISQKNS
- the LOC137194114 gene encoding aldehyde dehydrogenase 1A1-like isoform X2; amino-acid sequence: MSSPPDNGHQQQSSNRRNHQSPNQNHRPQHVDGPETQTLPMPIPDPPIQYTKLFIDNKWHGSCSGRKIPVYNPATGELLCEVEEADAEDVDKAVSSARAAFQMGSPWRSMDASDRGDLLNRLADLVERDRLLLATLEALDSGKVFLMAYFVDLMATIKTLRYYGGWADKIHGKTIPVDGAYFTYTRHEPIGVCGQIIPWNFPLMMFAWKIAPALCCGNTVVIKPAEQTPLSALHMAALIKEAGFPPGVVNVVPGYGQTAGCAIAHHMDIDKVAFTGSTAVGKLIQKAAGDSNLKRVTLELGGKNPNIVFADCDLEYAVEQAHSGLFFNQGQCCLAGSRVFVEEPIYEEFVRRSVERAKSKVMGNPLLPGVDQGPQIDQKQFDKIMELIESGKREGAMLECGGSTWGQQGLFIQPTVFSNVTDDMRIAKEEIFGPVQQIMCFRSIHEVIQRANATHYGLAAGIFTNDIDKALTVSSALQAGMVWVNCYNAMSVQCPFGGFKMSGNGRELGEYALQEYTEVKAVTIKISQKNS